CTTTACTCTGTAGTAATTGAAAGTAATAGCATTCATTTGTACAATAATGAAACAAGCAGGTAAACAAATACAGTAGAGGAGAAACATGTGTAAGCTGTATGTTTATAAAAAAGcaatacaataaaaaaggaGCCTATTTAAATACTGTCTATCTTTATAAAGGTTATAACATTTTATTGAGATTGGAGTGGGGAGCTGTGGATTCAACTGTGCTTTatttggtggtggtgttgtatTACACTTTAGATCTACGCTTGGGCAACTGAGGATGAAAGgggccttgctcaagggcatcTTGAGCATTGCTcgttctccctctccacccacATTCACCCTGGTGGTCCAGCGATTGAACCTGCGACCTTCCGCTCACAGCCACCGTGCTCCATATCTTGAGGCCAAACACTGTTATTTTGTCTGACTCTTGCACTAAGTAACATTTTCTTAAACCACTCAAAATGTTATGTGCACCTACAGCCATAGCAAGAAACAATAGGTTCCTTTTGCGTTGGGTTCACTCGGTGTTATCTCACCACACGTGTGTATCCGTACTGTACATCAGAGACCGacaggtagagacagacaggcataAGGGGATCACACAGCCGCAGACAcagatgtgaagaggaagaaaaaagggggaagggaggagacAATATGCAGGTTTTGAAGTAAATATCTCTAAAGGGCCGACAGCCGGCCCTGCGTCGCAGCTCTGCTTCGCCGCTCGCCCCCTCTCGTGAAGTTCAATGGGCTGTAAGAGGCAGCTGCGAGCTCGCGGGAGGTGCGAGCACTTGTTTGCGTGCGGCTTAAGGCGGTAACTCACCTGAATACTTTGGTAACACCACTATTATTCCGCTGGCGGGGGCCCCGCTTTGTGAAGTGGCTTCATGAGAGCGCAGCTCAGTGCTGAGCACTTCAGACGGCCTCACATCTAAATCATTAGCGGTGacggaaaagaagaaagaaaggtaACGCTGAGTGGATCATCTGCTGGGAGAGATGGGCTTAACACTGTGGAAATCAAACGTTTTCAATCTGTGTCTTGGAAGCGAAGATCAAATCATCACGACCCAACGAAACAAAGTCACTCCTCCCCGCTGTATCTTCGTAATGAGTGTAAACACGTGAGAAAGGCGTTGTtcctctcatctaactctttACTACTTCTACATATCAAGTGGTGTGTTTGGTGAAATCCACCAGTACTACTGGCACAAAGCCCCACTGGGTGTGGAGACTGTGCTGTATCGTTGGTGTGGGATGGCTCTTTAAAAATCCTACTATTGGTGCTTTGGTATTGAAATTCACCGGGCGTCCTTTATTGCCTAgtaatctgacttttttttttttcccaaagacaACActgtctgcacacagacacagtcagagaggCAAcgagagacagatagagagggggagaaaaaggagcGCAGTTTTCCCGAAACACTACACTCGCTCCCCCTGCAGaccaaccccccaacccctcccctGCCCTGAGTTTTCATCCCCTCTGTTCCAAGTTGTTAATGCTTTTATGCTCTTAACAGTAGTCGGCAATCCgcatgtgagagtgtgtcttTGATCCGCTCAGGTGGCGGAGGCCGAGGAGACTCTGCTCAGACATGTCCATCCGccagtttctcctcctcctctccctctcgcaTGGAGACGCGCAAGAGGTTTGAAGTTCTTATACGGCTTTGATCACTGTACAGGAATTCTGGCTCCACGGCAATAATCTCCGGCTCAGCTGCACGTCTGATGACTTGTCGCTGCCCTTTTTCTTATggttttaagtttttgtttttttttaatcccgtGGGGCAAGTCCAAATCAAGTCAAATATGTTCAGGGGCAAACTGCGGGGctacaaatacagtaaatagaagacaaaagcagtttgaagattcattttttaaaaatgaatatgagcTACAGTAGGcgtatttataatatttattatatttattcacTGTGGACATATAAATCCAGGATTCATTAAAGTTCAGGACAATCCAAGACTCAAGGATATGGATGTTCCAGAGTATGTGGTTCATGATAACTCTCACTGATTGGGTTTTTGAAAAATCGTTTTTTATTAGTCATGTGAACACAACTATGTTGAGTATTGGTATAAAGGTAATTATGTGTTTAATccaaagaagagaaacagaactAGGAGCCAAGACTGTCTACTTAATATCTGATCATCAATTTCTTCCTGGTTTGTGGTTTAATGAATGCTAGTACAgggtaatccaaatactgttatattaaaaaagttATGATACtaagaaatatacattttgttaatGTCTGTGTCAATACAACTCTTTAGTTGTTGAATATTTACCAGGGTATCCTTGTTTACTCAACTCTTTTGCATTATTCTATTGTTTTTGCCTATTTCTGGGCAGCAACAGGTGTCACTCTACTCCGCcacttttatttctgttcataCATACAGACAAGTCTAAAAAGTGAGGACGCAAGTTGTTCAGGTCTTTGAATGCCGACTGTTAAAATAACACAGCGcttgattattaatattcaaatcAATCGTGTCTCTCTCACATCAGCTGAGAAAGATCTGCTCCACGTCGGGGTGTGAAAGACCTACCTGGAGCTTTCTTCCTTCTTATCAGAACAAAATTACAAAGTGCCTGTCTTACAATTAAAAAAGGTAATGAAAGTGGAACACAACTATTTTACAAAAGATATATCATAAAATGGGTAAAAAAGAAGCTTGGGGGACTGAAGCACAATGGAACCAAAATAGCTCTGCCTGTATTGTACTGTTTTTTCGTCGGtcgtgattttcttttctctcgctcATTTGTCCAAATCTTTCCCCCTGAGCTCAGTGGTTTCCTCCGGTCTTCCCCCAGTCCTCCGTCCACCCACCCATCTCTGCACCTCGCCTTccaaacacagtgtgtttgttttacggCTCAAAAAAGGTTTCCCTCTCTTGAACAGGAAAGCCTGCACACACTCAACACTCGCGCATCCCCGCTCGTAAAGGGCTTGAtgttgtgcgtttgtgtttgggAGGTTGCTATTTGTGTTAACTCACCgctggtatgtgtgtgtgtgtgtgtgtgtgtgtgtgtgtgtgtgtgtgtgtgtgtgtgtgtgtgtgtgtgtgtgtgtgtgtgtgtgtgtgtgtgtgtgtgtgtgtgtgtgtgtgtgtgtgtgtgtgtgtgtgtgtgtgtgtgtgtgtcccaggacaaagaaggagaggaagatgaggaggaaactGCCGCTGGTGTATCCAAGGTAAAAAGCACAGCTTCACAGCTATTCGGACCCGACacacctgaaacacagacacaaacacattatctGCCTCCAAAGACTCATACTTAACACTGTTTTACCTTTTGACAGTGACTCCGCTGAAGATATGCACCCGCCCGACATACTCTTATCTTCTCCCACACTGACTGAACACTTCACATTTATGACGTCAAACTCATTCTTGTGTGCCTCTGAACGTTTCTATGTTATGTCACCAAAAAGAGCCACGTCCTTTACTGTAACTGAACTCAGCgccacacatacatgcacacacacatccagaggCAGGTTCTTCTTGTCAGATGACCTGGGTTGCACGTCGGGGCCGAGGTAAGGAGGGTCAGAGGCCAGCTCCGTCTGCAGTGTTTATCTGTAAACAAGCCAGCCGCCGGATACCATCGTCTGCTTTCTCCTCGGGCTTATCACAGGaaagctgttttgtttgttgttatggTGCGTGTGTCCCTTTATCCTTATCCTACAACCTCATGACTACTGTAGGCAGAGGGAAAGACTTTGTGAATAATCGGATTTAATTCACAATTTCTGATTCTTATATTCGTAGTTTTGATTTCACCCCCGTCTGTTTGGTGTTGTGTGtcggtctgtttgtttgtcagtaagCGTTTGGCAAAAACTACGAAACAAAAAGCACGAAACTTGGAAGAGCCATACATTTTTCTCGGAAATCTGGAGAAGTGGGCTAACATAGTGAGGTAGGGCGCTTTTTGAGAAGAATCAGGCCCATTTAGCGGCAATGTGGTGCGGATTTGGCACCACAAGGCATCTGTTGGGCCTCACATCAATTCACACTTTACTAAATCCCTCACCAGCTAAAACAATACCTACGTTTTTAAAGGTGCAAACCGATTTCACAAGTTACCAGTATGATACTAGTAATTCTttagcgcacacacaaactatgGCGATTCACAAACACTGTAGCCGCTGCAACCCAGACTTGTCTTAACTATCAACAGCTGACTGTTGATGGTGTGAAACTCAACACAGATGAGTGTCAGAACCAGATCCAAGTAGTATATCTTTAGGGTTAGGTGCATTTTAAAGTTGGCACTGTAAATTGTGAAAGGAGAAAGTGCTTAGCTGGTTCAGCTTAGTCTACGTCCCTGTAACTGCAGCTGTGCCCAGTGTGTGAATACCATTCTGTGCTGTGTCTTTGTTCCCGAGAGATACAGTATGTAAGGTTTGACGTGTGCTGACTACAGTGTGAAGGCTGAGCATGTAAAGCTAAAGAGAGAAATCCTCAAACCCTCACAGTCTATTGTCTTTGAGCTCCGGCCGCCCGCCTACTGTATGCATACATTCTGAAGGTGACTTAGTTCACAGGACATATTTCAGGAGCTGTCCTGTTTGTGAGGATAGGGGGTGGCTGGGCcagaaagaagggaaggaaatGCAGCATTCTCTCGAGGAGCTGGGCCTTTAGGACGGGAACAATCGacgtggaagaaaaacaaggctGAAAATAGCCGCGGTCGGCCCAGACGTTGAGCAAGGCTGCAACTCCTCCACCTTTGGTTGTTTTGTGCTCATATTAGGACATACAAAGTGGCAGTGCTGCAAGTGCTCACCTTAAGCTATGAAAGGCTGATTCAATTCGAAAGCAGATGTCCCTGCGTCCTGTGCTGAGCCATAATCTGATTCACTTCTATGCCAGTGGTCAAACTAGCAATTAAGTGTAAGATATTTATAGGAACACATTTAATGTTTCTTCTGCTGCATACTTTATAcgttgattaattgatttgtcTATTAGAAAAACAGTCCAATTAGATGATAAGGAGTTCGGTTCATCAATTTATAAAGATAATGTCAATCTCGGTAAGAGAGTGAATGAGTAGTACCCAAAATGTCAGACTATTTCTGCAACTCATCTATCAAGTGAAAATACCAAAACATTGGCTCATTCCAACTTCTCAGAAGTGAGAATATGCTGGTGTAACTGCTATGAGAAATTGTGATAGGGAGCTTGAGATATTTTTTGGGATCAATTCTGATCAATTAAGAAAAAGTGACAGAATTGGTGATGGAAATACTTTAATATTAGATACTGCTCAACTTACTCATAGCAGAGAGACACTGGGAAAATCAACAAAGCTACAAAGACTGAATCTGAACCCACAAGCATGTGAGCCATATAACCACCGAAGCCAAGGTTTTAAAAGTAAAGACTGATAGCTGTTTCAACTAAACATGAAGTAATTAGCTCTCCTATCTATGACAATATTTCCAAAATGAAATCCCTCTTTAATCCATAGGTTTTCACCTCAGGGGTATGGATGGAAGAATTTGGCCAAACAGGAGCTCTTTTGTTCTGCCAAGTGTGGAGATGTAAGTAAAGCTCCTCCACACAGGCAGCCTCGGTGAGCTGCTGGGTTTACCTACTTCTTGGCTGGAGAGATTACTGGGCATTGAGCCGCTTTGGGTCCAGAGGCCTGCAGCAGGTTAATGCTGAAGCGAAGTGAATGGTGAATGGACTGGCCTCTGTATGTGCACGCATGCGTGCACATACAAAGCTGGAATTTTGatacatgcagacacacacacacagacacacacacacacacacacacacacactcgatcTCCTTTGGCACTTCTGGCTTCTTGAAGTACAGCAAATCTGTTCCACGGTTTACACCTGATGACAGGAAGCGAGAAagggagtgaggagagagacagaaagtgtAGAAATTGCtgagatgaaaatatgaaatgttttctttgacgATAATAAAAACTGGCGGCGTTCTTGTCCAAGGGCATGTTCATTATTATGGGAGGTGAGCAGGGGAGgatatgtttattttcattttatcagcTAAGTGCCTGTCTCCTTGTGAGATACCAAAATGAATAGAGATGTTTTCCCTTCTCGAATCCGATACCTTGcatatacaaaaataacaacttaTATAACTTATTTTTACCAGCTGTATGCTACAAATCCTCTATGGAAGTGATCATAGCAACTACAAAACTAAATCTACGCACAAATAACAATTCCTGTGTTTACAAATCCGATAAGTGTCACACAGTTTGGATGTGAGGAGAGATCATGAAGTCCATGTTGAAGAACTGTAACATTTTGAAGCCCGATCTGTGACCTAGTCACGGATCGTATTGTTCGTGTTCCTGTTTGGTTTTGAAGTACTTTCATGTCCAGCTGGTTGTTTGCTTGTCGGAGCAGCTGtcacacactttgatttgagCACCTCCTCAATGGgtgaaacgggggggggggggaaaggagcaGTTTAAAAGAGTGTCCAGGGTCATACGTCTTCATGACCTACGGCTGCTAAATAATGAGAATGTTTTGATGGCGTCAAAGCGAAGGCAGGCATGGGGGTCGAGCAGGGGTTGAACGTTGTGACCTTGAGAGACGTCACAGAGAGAAACGGAGCCAACGCTTTGCTCCCTAGCCGCCGAGGAGGGCCGTGTCTGTGTGCCCCGGTGGAAAGCTGTAAAGGCAGGGAGGAATTCTGATGTGACGGGGGAGTCCGGAGGAGTTCCAGAGGGAGTGGAGGGGTCTCGCTCTGGAATGTGTGAGACAGCCCTTACCGATCTCTGCCACTCGAGCTCCTTCTGtctgctccgtctctgtctggTCTCATCCACTGCAGTGTTGTGCAATTTCACACTACTTTGCGTGCAACAttcacaacatttcattttaaaagttcaCAGTGCCAAAAGTAACTcgttcatgttcatgtcttgcatttaaaaaaaaaaaagagctactCTGAACTATTCTCATTCACTAGAGCCTATTCCTACTCATCCAGTCCCCAATATTGACACTTCCAGACCTAAAATAATCACAGACAGAGATCACTTGTAAAAGCCAAGAAAAAAGTGTCAGTATATATAGGACAGAGGCAAATGTCACTGCCACTGATAAATCAATGTTGTTCAAATGTTGAGCCTGCCTACTAGCATTGTCATGTCCACACAATAGTCCAGCACATAGACGGCCgtcaacaaagacattttctacCAGCCCcaaaataatatacatttcaaatggATGGATATATGATTTAGGTATAAAGGGGTGCACATTGATCAGCATGAGGCTTCTAAATTCTTGTGAAGCTGACTTTTGAAATCGCCCTCTTGACGAATCACTCCCGAGCAGGCGTCGCAGATAACACGTCGGACATGTGCCAGATGAGCTGCCGCACTTTCCAATCAAATGCTCTCTTGTCTGCTGGTGTCTGTCAGGAGGCCAAGGCGAAGAAGATCGTGTccaagaaagagaggagggagaagaagatgtTCTCCTCCAAAGACGACGAGCACTTCTTGTTGACTGGAGTGAAACTGGCTGACCGCAGGGGGTGAGGTTGCACGCACTCGGCTCCTGTGGGATTATTATAACTGATACACCGATACATCGCCTGCTTTAATAttccattatattttatatattgattgtatgttttatttgtgcaaGTTCCTCCGGCGTCAAGATGTCTGCTCCACACTCGTCCCCCGACCAGTCAGTCCTATTTTTAGTCGAGATGGTGTTTGGGGTGTACTGGTTATTTATGCTGAACTTTTGTgtcgacagcagctttaatgtttgtttttcctgcaaaGGTCTCACAAGAAAATCAAAGACGacgaaaaggagaaagaaaagaaggacaaGCCGGAGAAGGGCCACTGTTTCTGGGAGAGCGTTACCATGACAATGAGGCAAATCTCACCCACCAAAAAActggagaagatggagggcTGGGAGCCGCCTCACCTGGAAGACTCAAGCGAGACTGTGACCGATGACGCCCCGGAGAACAAGAGCCCGAAAGGGGACTCGCCGCCGTCTCTCCCCGAGTCTCTGGGCCTTCCATTGGAATTGGCCTcctggggggggcggggtccgGAAGAGGATTCTTCCCGCTATGCTAACCTGTCGGACTCCAAGGATTCAACAGCCGCTGTCACGTGGACGGCCCGCGCCAAAGTCAAACTGGCCGGCATCAGCAGGATGAGCAGAGGAATTGTGTCCGACGTTGCGTGGGAGGGGTTTAAATAGTAGCCGTGTAACTTGTTTACCATCAGTAATGAGGATGAAGACCTGAACCAAATATCTGCCTGTCTTCGAAGCCCAAATTTTGGACAAAACCGGTGTTATTGCCAACTGCTGTTGAGCTGCTGTACTGTAGCATAAAACATGAAGTTTGTCCTTGGTATTTTAGCTCTGGAGTCCTTGAAGACAACAAAATCTTAGTTTCATCAATTGGCCTTTTCGGCAGGACTGCCACTTTTTGAATCACTGGCATAGATTGTAagctaaaacaaatgaaagcctTAAACTACTGTACCATTGTAACTGTGGTATCCGCTGGCCTGACGTGTAGAtatttgattgaaaaatgattttaatgtaatttttgtgGCTGTTagtattattttgtattagAGAACTGATGAAGAATATGCAACCTTAAGATGTTCTGATGTTGGCATGGTTTTCAGTTCTTTTGTGTCTATGCAGTTACAGAGTGTGAGGTTGAAGCcgtaatatgtgtgtgtgtgtgtgtgtgtgtgtgtgtgtgtgtgtgtgtgtgtgtgtgtgtgtgtgtgtgtgtgtgtgtgtgtgtgtgtgtgtgtgtgtgtgtgtgtgtgtgtgtgtgtgtgtgtgtgtgtgagagagtgagagtgtgtgtgtgtgtgtgtgtgagagagagaatcacaGTTGGCATGGCTGAGGAGACTTGGAGTTCTGCTGTTGTATTGGTAATATATTTGGGCAATGCTCCATTCACACCATATCGGTTGTAATAATTATGACTTTCTTAATTTTTATATAGAACTCACAGCATCATCCAAGTGTGATTTTTCTGAAAGCCTTGATATATCCAACTTGCCACTTAccaatagtttttttcaaatcatcaaacaacaaaacatgaatgttATTTAACAAATTCACATGTTTAAATCTGATGCTAGATACTTTTTATATGCACCTGTAAAGTGCCTTGTTTCAATAGAATGACATCATGTGTTTGCTGTAAATTTGAGTCAGATCATCTAGATCATCTGAGCACAAACTTGTTTTGCTCATggcaacacacccacacaggtgCAGGTGCGTGTGTACCTGTGTTGCATCTGCTCGGAGACATTACCCAGTTATTAGCttgaccagcaggaggcgctgcagtgtttgtgtgcatcatAGTCAGCTGGTTAGTTCTTGAATGCAGTGTTTGCATATCTGTATATTGTATAGGATTGAGACAATGTAGGctgatttcttttaatttagattttctttgaagtgaatgagaaaaaaacttttaacaacTCATGGCACTGGTCTTCgcgtctctcttctttcctttttgttttaatctgtttaGTGAATTAGCTTGTCACTGAATCCTGCTTCAACACAGACATAGGTCCACTTCTAATGATTCCTGTACCCCTGCATTTATTCACAAACAGGCTGGGTTACAGGTTCTCAGAGCAGAATAAAGCTCCAGTCTGACAGTCTGGCTCTACATTTTTTAACCCTTTTTCAGTTTGGAGTAAATACACAACATTGCTTGACTTAGTGAACTTTAATGTTAACACCCTGATGGGTTTCACTGATACAGTGACCAGAACAGAAATAGTCCATCAACAAAAGACAATTCAAATTGGCCCGTAACTTGTTAAAAAAACTGTACACACATATTAAATCCataattttactgtattttattttccaaagtACTACCCATCACATTCCTATTGCCTTTTAGGTTAGAGGAAAATTATACTTGAGCGtaatagaaagaaaataaatcataacatTTTGCTCTTGTTCGTTGACACTTTTCCGCAAAATTGATGGAGGATATACAACTATATCCAGGAGGCCCCAAAAACACCTTCAACCTATTTCCCAtaacccaaaataaaaataagagcagaggcagttttttttagaaatatttaattgttttcatGAACTACTTCTTCCCATGAAAGTCATTATAGTACCATAAAGAGCAGTTCAACAGTAAAGGATTATTACAAAAGTCAGaggaaggataaaaaaaaatttccccacgtaaataaagttttacttttttttctgtcagtcactTGACAGATTTGATAAAAGTAGGTTAACCGTACAAATTTTtttacagcaattttttttaaacactagTTCCTTTTAGTCGGTTTTTAATATACGCACAGCAAGAattcacaaaggaaaacatacagtatgtaaacagAGACTCAAACAAGACATGCATTCGGTTATTGCAGGACAAATGCCACCGAAGCAAAACAGGGGAAAGAGCAGAATAGTCTAACCTCATAAATAAACCATCACCAGGGGTCATCTTATTCTGTCACACTGTAAATAGTGACTTTTTCTTAAAAGAAACTAAAACTTACTTACCACCACTTACCTACTGTAAACATGCTACAACCCCTTTTACATATAATCCCATTTCACAATActcattacatttacattttagtttttcttttctctgtcaggagctgttttttttcaagaagacAAAcgtggaaagaggaaaaacgaGTTTCTCTTATATTTCACCTGTTATTctaaaaatcaacaaacagacacatttcaccTTCCTTTTGTCTTATGGAAACATTTGTGCGTAAGGAAGAGTagacattaaaaaagacaattctTTCATTTGAAGCCctttgtatttctgtaaaaaGCCTTGTACAcactcttggttttttttttacgaagaGACGCTTCACAAGAAGAACAACACAGAGGGTTTAAAACTTGAAGAGGTCAATAAAGTGCTGCGGAGAGATTGGCATGAGGCAACTGTCTGGATCATTGGCTGTGCACGGATGGCCACAGTCCTGAAACACAGTCGacgaaaaaaatgtttttaccaaGCGTGCAGAGAGGAAGTTCCTCAAGCTGTTCGCAGACAACACCTTGATGCATGTCACTGTGATGCATTAGTTGTTAGTGTGTGGAAAGTGGAAAGCCATGCATCGTTGAAATTAGGTGGATCGCACTCGCACCACATTAACAAGGTTTTTAACCTGGAGTGTTTTTGGGCAGTGGGGGAGGCGTAAACAGGATGTAAACACATACGCAGACATGTTATCACCTTTTAACGTTAATATGGTAAAGCTGCAAGCGAGCAGAGTAGTCAGTTCATCCATTTTAACATAAAATTACTATTTACAGCTGCTTTAATTTTAAACCCACCAAGTGTAACTAGTGTAGATAACTGCACCAACTGACACAACAGTCTTGCAAACAAGGTGAAGAGTGAGCTGTAATCTGgttaacatactgtatctgaccTAACTCTTCACTGACATGTTATAATAACTGTTATAAAAATTAAAGCATCCAGGTTTCATAATAATTTGTACTAATGACATTAGACTTACTGACCAAATAATAATGTTGGTTGGGTTGTGCAATAGAAGAGGTCTCTCTTTCGCCAAATTTCATAAACTTCACTTACtctgaaacatatttttttctgtgtatgcACGTGGTAAGTAAAAGTAATACTGAAATCTTTAAATTATGTTACATACAGCCTTAGTTGATTAACACTGGCTGATTGCTTTTGATCAGACAAAAGAGCAAGAGAATCATTTGTGTTAAACTAAATGACAACTGAAATCTTTACTTTTAGAAACAAGAACTCAACATTGAGTGAAACCACAATGTGGTTAGAGGCGATTAAGAGAGTCAGCAGAAAGAGTGACACTGTTTACTAAACAGCACCTTGAGCCTAACGTGATGACATCAGGCGGAACAGagaacaacaaaagacaaagctCGTGCAACAAAAAGATAAGCCCCATGAGACAAACTGTCaactgaagaaaaatgaaagggcATGATGGGACAGAAAAGTACCTTGAATAACAAAGCCAGGTGACGATCCTAAAGGAATCGGTGGGAAAGGGAaccaggaggagaagcaggaagaagaggagacgagggaggagagggatgcaGAGAGGGCAGAGGTTAAACAGCGTAGGGAACCAACCAAGAAGGATAACCAGATTATGGGTAGCAATTAATCAAAAGGAGGACAAATAAGGATTGGATACTGTAGGAAATGTGGTATTTTAAGTCTTGCCTACACATTATTAACTTAAACTCTTAAGAAATGTGATCTTTGTCTTACAAGTGGTGAGCTCTCATTTGTCACTCAGGTCAAACCAGTCATTTGTTTGACCTCTGACTGTTATGTGTGAATATATGAGCACATTAGTTCACGGTATCCACTGTGTTGGTGCACAACAGAAATTAGCAATATCAACATCATCATGTGCACTTTTATATGTCACTTGTTCCCCCTTGAGttactagaaaaaaaaatgttttaaacatttttccacGCTGGCCTCGAGAATAATTTCAAAAAGTGCGAAGGCATTATCTGGGTTCTTCTAATTTCAGCAAACATTGAAAGTATAAAAATGGGATTCAAAATAACACCTTACTGTCTGTCCAAGGCAGCTATCATCGTGAGAGAGCCTGTGTGACTGGGTCAAAGTGTATCTGAGACTTGTCCTCAGTGTACCAAACGATAGTAGTGTTTAGTCTCTTTGGACGAGGAAATACAAAGTGTTCTAGTACAAACTCAATACTCGATTTGATAGACTCTCCTGTCCGATGTATATACAACGTAAAAGATATCAGGTCTGCGAGAAAAATCTCTTTGAGCAGTGCAGgtttaatttactgtaaactCTTTGTCTTCTACCAAGCTTCAGAGTTTTCTTCAGTATACAGCTGTAAAAGGTGAGAAACGtaacagcaacagcaacttgCTCTGAACTCGTTACTTTCTTTCAAACAACTGGCCATATAGTGTTTGCCACCCCATGGGATATGAAAGTGGTTGTGTGTTATGTTCTTGTTTACCTTCCA
This sequence is a window from Scophthalmus maximus strain ysfricsl-2021 chromosome 18, ASM2237912v1, whole genome shotgun sequence. Protein-coding genes within it:
- the si:ch211-225h24.2 gene encoding testis development-related protein isoform X1 yields the protein MFKKSKSRVLVDYASEEDDMSWHHHHSYKDKEGEEDEEETAAGVSKEAKAKKIVSKKERREKKMFSSKDDEHFLLTGVKLADRRGSHKKIKDDEKEKEKKDKPEKGHCFWESVTMTMRQISPTKKLEKMEGWEPPHLEDSSETVTDDAPENKSPKGDSPPSLPESLGLPLELASWGGRGPEEDSSRYANLSDSKDSTAAVTWTARAKVKLAGISRMSRGIVSDVAWEGFK
- the si:ch211-225h24.2 gene encoding testis development-related protein isoform X2, yielding MFKKSKSRVLVDYASEEDDMSWHHHHSYKEAKAKKIVSKKERREKKMFSSKDDEHFLLTGVKLADRRGSHKKIKDDEKEKEKKDKPEKGHCFWESVTMTMRQISPTKKLEKMEGWEPPHLEDSSETVTDDAPENKSPKGDSPPSLPESLGLPLELASWGGRGPEEDSSRYANLSDSKDSTAAVTWTARAKVKLAGISRMSRGIVSDVAWEGFK